TCGCATAGCGCCCGTAGTCGTGGTTGAGCATGTGGCTCAGGCCGAAGCGGTCGCCGTCGCGCCAAGTGAGGGTGGCCTGGGTCTCGTAGAAGCCGCCTGAACGCGAGTCGCCGATCAGCACGCCCATGCCCACACGGAACTTGTCGGGCTCGGCGAGCGACACGTCGTAGTGCCCGTAGCCGAGGTCGGCCGAGAGGTCGGAGCGCACCTCGGCCGCCTTTCGGAGAACCGTCTCGCGCCCGGAACCCTCCACGTGCACCCCGGTGCGCAGGTGCAGGGCGTCTTCCATGTGGTAGGTTCCTGGCCGCAGGATCACCCGGCCGCCGCCGAGGGCGGCCACCCGGTCCACCGCGGTCTGGATCGCCCGGTTGTCGGCGCCGCACACGTCGGCGCTGCTTGGCCCCACGCTCAATTCTGCCCAAGCCATGCTTCGTGCCTCCATTCGGGTGGTTGCCTCAGCGCAGGAAGACGGGATTCGTCCACGCCGAACGCCCCTGAGCATCGGTGCATTCCACGCGGACGTAGACTTCGTTGCCCCTGGGCGCGAAGTCGCCGGCGGCCACGGGCGAGCCGTCGTCGCTGCGGACGAGTCTGCCCTGGGCCCCGTTGCAGATGAAGCGGATGCAGGCGACGGGCGACGTGCGCACGGCGAGCCGCCCGGCGTCGAGGGTCAGCGACTCGATGGTCGGCCCGCACGTGGCGTAGAAACGGCCCGAGGCCAGTGCCTGCATCACGGCCTCGGCGGAGCGCTTGGCGCACTTCGCCATCACCCAGCCCTGGAACACGTCGTGCGTCGCGCTGTGCGCGTCGTCCACCGCCAGCCCGAAGACCCGGCGGCCCTGCGACAGCAGATCGTCCCAGTGCACGCTCGAGGTCCCCTTCCCTATCGTGACTTCGCACGTGGTGTTGAAGACCTCCACGGCGGCGAACTCCTGCACGATCTCAAGGTCTTTGATGTTCTGGCCGGTCCAGTAGGGGTGGGCGATGATGGCGAGGCCGCGGGCCTCGTTGATGGCGTCCACGGTGGTCTGAATCTGCTTCGAGGCAGGCAGGGCAAAGCCGGCGGGCAGGCCGAGCCCGACCAGATGGTACCAGGGCCCCCCCGTGGGATTCGCGCACACCACCTCGATGCCCCGCAGCACGAGGAGGCGGCTCGGCGTCAGGGCCGACGGGTCGGCGAGCCGGTCGTGGTCGGTCAACGCCAGGAAGTCGTAGCCCCGGGCCTGGTACGCGGCGACGCGCTCCTGCGGGCTCTGCCGGCCGTCGGAGAGCGTGGTGTGCGTGTGCAGGTTGCCCTTGAGCCACTCGCCTGGCGCCTCGAAGGGATTGTCAAAGACCATCCTGTGGGGTCCTCTGTGAAAGGGGCGGGCCGCCGTCGCGGTAGACCAGGCGCACGAGCGTCAGGTCGCGGCCCTCGTAGTAGTTGGCCATGATCGTGTACCGGGCGAGCACCTCGTACCCCTGCACAAGGTGCGAGCACGTGCGATGCAGGCGGTCCAGCTCGCGCGAGTAGCCGAGGACGTAGGCGGGCCGCCAGCGCGCGAGGCGCTCGGGCAACTCGCCCTCGTGATCGTGCGAACTCGACAGCGGGCGGATCGTGCGGCTGCACAGCGCGGCCACGTGCGCCAGGCTGCCGAGCAGGCGCACCTCGCGGTTCCCATCCTCCACCCGCCGCGCCACGTCGCGCATCGAGCGGAGCAGCGACCGCGAGTCGGCGCGCGACGCGTAGCGCTGGACGGCTGGAATCTGAAGCACTACGTGCGCCACCACGAGCGCTGCGACGGCCGCCGTGCGCCGCCCGCCGCGGGCGGCCAGGGCGAAGACCAGGCTGGCCACCGCCGCGTACGCCGCGGGATACACCGAGAAGCTCACCCAGCGGGGCGGCTGGTACTCGAACCAGCCGAAGAACAGCAGCCCCACTCCCGCCCAGATGCCCAGGGCGGCCAGCGGACGCCACGGCTCGGAGCCGGCATCGGCCGCGGCGGGCCGGCGCCGCAGCCGGCGAGCCGCCCACGCCAGCGCGCCGGGCGCCATCGCCACCACGAGGGCCAGGCGCCAGGGCCGCCGCGCGTGCCACGCGAGCAGGCCCCACTCGTTGCGCAGCACGGCTTCGAGCGATGTCGTGCGGAACTGGGTCTTCATCACGCTGTCGAGGCTCGCCGCATCCTCCACCGCCACCCGCGCCATCGCCATGCGCATTCCGGCGAAGGCGGCCAGCGCACAGGCGCCCGCCGCCGCGACGCCCAGGGCCGTCCGATGCTCGCCTCGCCGAACGGCGCGCCACGCCTCCCACGCCCAGAGCAGCAGCGCCGCGCCCAGCGTGTAGGCCAGGTTCGACTTCGTGCACACCGCCAGCATGGCGCACAGCAGGCTGGCCGCGGCCCACGCCCGCCGGCGCCGCCAGGCCACCCAGAGCCACAGAGCCATCAGCCCAAAGAGCGTGCCCAGCGGCTCGGCAAAGGCCACGCGCGAGTAGGCGAAGGCGTCGAACGATGCGGCGACGAGGAGGCAACACGCCAGACTCGCACCCACCGCGAGCCGCTGCCGGCAGATTCGGTAGAAGACGGCCACCGAGCCGAAGGAGCAGAGCACCGACAGATAGCGCGCCGCCACGAGCAGGTCCCGGGCCAGAAAGCCGAGCCCGGTGGTGACCGCCGCGTAGAGCGGCGAAAGGTAGTACCAGTTCGAGTCGGCCTCGTTTCGCCAGACGCCGAACGTGTGGTAGAGTTTCGCGGCCTTGAGGTAAAAGC
The DNA window shown above is from Planctomycetota bacterium and carries:
- a CDS encoding CehA/McbA family metallohydrolase → MVFDNPFEAPGEWLKGNLHTHTTLSDGRQSPQERVAAYQARGYDFLALTDHDRLADPSALTPSRLLVLRGIEVVCANPTGGPWYHLVGLGLPAGFALPASKQIQTTVDAINEARGLAIIAHPYWTGQNIKDLEIVQEFAAVEVFNTTCEVTIGKGTSSVHWDDLLSQGRRVFGLAVDDAHSATHDVFQGWVMAKCAKRSAEAVMQALASGRFYATCGPTIESLTLDAGRLAVRTSPVACIRFICNGAQGRLVRSDDGSPVAAGDFAPRGNEVYVRVECTDAQGRSAWTNPVFLR